A stretch of the Enterobacter mori genome encodes the following:
- a CDS encoding DMT family transporter — protein sequence MGSTRKGMLNVLIAAVLWGSSGVCAQYIMEKSHISSPYLTMVRLLFTGVILLTLSFVHGDKIFSVIKHRKDALSLLIFSLVGALTVQLTFLLTIEKSNAATATVLQFLSPTIIVAWFALARKKRPGVFVLSAIMTSLVGTFLLVTHGDPTSLSISPAALFFGIASAFAAAFYTTYPSTLIARYGTLPIVGWSMLIAGLMLTPFYAGRGTTFVIDGSLLLAFFYLVVIGTALTFSLYLKGAQMIGGPKASILSCAEPLSSALLSVILLGVAFTLPDWLGTLLIVSSVVLISMDSRRRVKASA from the coding sequence ATGGGTTCCACACGTAAAGGGATGCTGAACGTCCTGATCGCCGCCGTTTTATGGGGCAGTTCCGGCGTTTGCGCGCAGTACATCATGGAGAAAAGCCACATTTCTTCGCCTTACCTGACCATGGTTCGCCTGCTGTTTACCGGCGTGATCCTGCTGACGCTATCTTTCGTTCACGGCGACAAGATTTTCTCGGTCATCAAACATCGCAAAGACGCCCTCAGCCTGCTGATTTTTTCACTCGTCGGCGCGCTCACCGTGCAGCTCACCTTCCTGCTGACGATTGAAAAATCCAACGCTGCGACCGCTACCGTGCTGCAGTTTCTGTCACCGACCATCATTGTGGCTTGGTTTGCCCTGGCGCGGAAAAAGCGTCCCGGCGTGTTTGTGCTGTCGGCCATCATGACGTCGCTTGTTGGCACTTTCCTGCTGGTGACCCACGGCGACCCAACCTCGCTCTCCATCTCGCCTGCCGCGCTGTTCTTCGGCATCGCCTCGGCGTTTGCCGCCGCGTTTTACACCACCTATCCGTCAACGCTGATTGCCCGCTACGGCACATTGCCGATTGTCGGCTGGAGCATGTTGATTGCCGGGTTAATGCTGACGCCGTTCTACGCCGGACGCGGGACCACGTTCGTGATTGACGGCAGCCTGCTGCTGGCATTTTTCTATCTGGTGGTGATTGGCACCGCGCTGACGTTCAGCCTGTACCTGAAAGGCGCACAGATGATCGGCGGGCCGAAGGCGAGCATTCTGAGCTGCGCCGAGCCGTTGAGCAGCGCGTTACTGTCGGTGATCCTGCTGGGGGTGGCCTTCACCCTGCCGGACTGGCTGGGAACGCTATTGATTGTGTCGTCGGTGGTGTTGATTTCGATGGATTCACGCAGAAGGGTTAAGGCATCGGCGTAG
- a CDS encoding SRPBCC domain-containing protein: MKQSTIIWPNDYLPGTTDNFASNEIIVAGLSAREIWTQLNDTTLWPGYYSNAEDIRFHDGSGPELSANARFRFTTFGFPVEAQVTEYVPPVDGEAARIAWHGWVEGDANSRLDVIHAWLFEDLPGNRVRILTQESQKGVPAQELSRTVPNPMINGHQEWIVGLANAALKARG, from the coding sequence ATGAAACAATCCACCATTATCTGGCCGAACGACTACCTGCCAGGCACCACCGATAACTTTGCATCCAACGAAATCATCGTCGCCGGACTGAGCGCAAGAGAGATTTGGACGCAGCTTAACGACACTACGCTGTGGCCGGGCTACTACAGTAACGCCGAGGATATCCGTTTTCACGACGGCAGCGGCCCTGAACTGAGCGCTAACGCCCGCTTCCGCTTCACCACCTTTGGCTTTCCGGTTGAGGCCCAGGTGACGGAGTATGTTCCTCCGGTAGACGGCGAGGCCGCACGCATTGCGTGGCACGGCTGGGTGGAAGGGGATGCAAATTCGCGTCTCGACGTGATCCACGCCTGGCTGTTTGAAGACTTACCGGGCAACCGCGTGCGCATTCTGACTCAGGAGTCGCAGAAAGGCGTGCCGGCGCAGGAATTATCACGCACCGTGCCGAACCCGATGATTAACGGGCATCAGGAGTGGATCGTGGGATTAGCGAATGCCGCCCTTAAGGCTCGCGGGTAA
- the uhpT gene encoding hexose-6-phosphate:phosphate antiporter, with translation MLAFLNQVRKPTLDLPLDVRRKMWFKPFMQSYLVVFIGYLTMYLIRKNFNIAQNDMISTYGLSMTQLGMIGLGFSITYGVGKTLVSYYADGKNTKQFLPFMLILSAICMLGFSASMGAGSVSLFLMIAFYALSGFFQSTGGSCSYSTITKWTPRRKRGSYLGMWNISHNLGGAGAAGVALFGANYLFDGHVIGMFIFPSIIALIVGFIGLRFGSDSPESYGLGKAEELFGEEISEEDKETEENEMTKWQIFVEYVLKNKVIWLLCFSNIFLYVVRIGIDQWSTVYAFQELKLSKEVAIQGFTLFEVGALVGTLLWGWLSDLANGRRALVACVALALIIATLGVYQHASNQYVYLASLFALGFLVFGPQLLIGVAAVGFVPKKAIGAADGIKGTFAYLIGDSFAKLGLGMIADGTPIFGLTGWAGTFAALDAAAIGCIVLMAMVAVLEERKIRRENRAQKQKLKAA, from the coding sequence ATGCTGGCCTTCTTAAACCAGGTGCGCAAGCCGACCCTGGATCTGCCGCTCGACGTGCGGCGCAAAATGTGGTTCAAACCGTTCATGCAGTCCTATCTGGTGGTCTTCATCGGCTACCTGACCATGTACCTGATCCGCAAAAACTTTAACATCGCGCAGAACGACATGATCTCCACCTACGGGCTGAGCATGACGCAGCTGGGGATGATCGGCCTGGGCTTCTCCATCACCTACGGCGTGGGGAAAACGCTGGTTTCCTACTACGCTGACGGCAAAAACACCAAGCAGTTCCTGCCGTTTATGCTGATCCTCTCCGCCATCTGTATGCTCGGCTTCAGCGCCAGCATGGGCGCGGGCTCCGTCAGCCTGTTCCTGATGATCGCCTTCTACGCGCTGAGCGGCTTCTTCCAGAGTACCGGCGGGTCGTGCAGCTACTCCACCATCACCAAATGGACCCCGCGCCGCAAGCGTGGTTCGTACCTCGGCATGTGGAACATCTCACACAACCTCGGCGGTGCGGGTGCGGCTGGCGTGGCGCTGTTCGGCGCGAACTACCTGTTCGACGGTCACGTGATCGGCATGTTTATCTTCCCGTCGATTATCGCCCTGATTGTCGGCTTTATCGGTCTGCGCTTCGGCAGCGACTCTCCGGAATCTTACGGCCTCGGCAAAGCTGAAGAGCTGTTCGGGGAGGAGATCAGCGAAGAAGACAAAGAGACCGAAGAGAACGAGATGACCAAATGGCAGATCTTTGTTGAGTACGTGCTGAAAAACAAAGTGATCTGGCTGCTGTGCTTCTCAAACATCTTCCTCTACGTGGTGCGTATCGGCATCGACCAGTGGTCGACCGTGTATGCATTCCAGGAGCTGAAGCTTTCTAAAGAAGTGGCGATTCAGGGCTTCACCCTGTTCGAAGTGGGCGCGCTGGTCGGCACGCTGCTGTGGGGCTGGCTCTCCGACCTCGCCAACGGCCGTCGCGCGCTGGTGGCCTGCGTCGCGCTGGCGCTGATTATCGCCACCCTCGGCGTCTACCAGCACGCCAGCAACCAGTACGTTTATCTCGCATCACTGTTCGCGCTCGGCTTCCTGGTGTTTGGTCCGCAGCTGCTGATCGGCGTGGCGGCGGTCGGTTTTGTGCCGAAAAAAGCGATCGGCGCAGCCGATGGGATTAAGGGCACCTTCGCGTACCTGATCGGCGACAGCTTCGCCAAGCTGGGCCTGGGGATGATCGCCGACGGCACGCCGATTTTCGGCCTCACCGGCTGGGCGGGCACCTTCGCGGCGCTGGATGCGGCAGCGATCGGCTGTATCGTCCTGATGGCAATGGTCGCGGTGCTGGAAGAGCGTAAAATCCGCCGTGAGAATCGTGCGCAGAAGCAGAAATTGAAAGCAGCCTGA
- the uhpB gene encoding signal transduction histidine-protein kinase/phosphatase UhpB → MSSAFSRLIAVVASFFIFSAAWFCLWSISLHLVERPELAVLLFPFGLRLGLMLQCPRAYWPVLLGAEWLMLIWLAQEVALAQLPLLMTGSLLTLLPVALISRYRHQRDWRTLLRQGAALIAAALLQSLPWIGEKEMLNALLLTLTGGLTLAPTCLVFWHYLTSTVWQPLGPALVSQPVNWRARHLIWYLLLFVVSLWLQLGLPAELSRFTPFCLALPIIALAWHYGWQGALIATLMNAIALIASQTWHDHPVDLLLSLLAQSLTGLLLGAGIQRLRELNQSLQAELARNRRLAERLLETEESVRQEVARELHDDIGQTITAIRTQAGIVQRLAAENAGVKQGGAHIEQLSLGVYDSVRRLLGRLRPRQLDDLSLEQAVRSLMREMELESRGIVSHLDWRINESSLSEGQRVTLFRVCQEGLNNIVKHASASAVTIQGWQQDERLMLVIEDDGCGLPPGSGQQGFGLAGMRERVKALGGTLNISCTHGTRVSVSLPLRSYHV, encoded by the coding sequence ATGAGTTCCGCTTTTTCACGGCTGATCGCCGTCGTCGCCAGCTTTTTTATTTTCTCCGCCGCCTGGTTCTGCCTGTGGAGCATCAGCCTGCACCTGGTGGAACGCCCGGAGCTGGCGGTGCTGCTGTTTCCCTTTGGCCTGCGTCTGGGCTTAATGCTCCAGTGTCCGCGCGCCTACTGGCCCGTTTTGCTCGGTGCTGAATGGCTGATGCTGATCTGGCTGGCGCAGGAAGTGGCGCTCGCGCAACTGCCTTTATTGATGACCGGAAGCCTGCTCACGCTTCTCCCGGTTGCGCTGATTTCGCGCTACCGCCACCAGCGCGACTGGCGCACGCTGCTGCGTCAGGGGGCGGCGCTGATTGCCGCCGCGCTGCTGCAGTCGCTTCCGTGGATTGGCGAGAAGGAGATGCTCAATGCCCTGCTGCTGACCCTGACCGGCGGCCTGACGCTCGCCCCGACCTGCCTCGTTTTCTGGCACTACCTCACCAGCACCGTCTGGCAGCCGCTCGGCCCGGCGCTGGTTTCTCAACCGGTGAACTGGCGCGCACGGCATCTCATCTGGTATCTGCTGCTGTTTGTGGTGAGCCTGTGGCTACAGCTTGGCCTGCCCGCCGAGCTTTCACGCTTTACCCCATTTTGCCTTGCGCTGCCGATTATCGCCCTGGCCTGGCACTACGGCTGGCAGGGGGCGCTGATTGCGACGCTGATGAACGCCATCGCGCTGATTGCCAGCCAGACCTGGCACGATCATCCGGTAGATCTGCTGCTTTCTCTGCTGGCCCAGAGCCTGACCGGGCTGCTGCTCGGGGCGGGCATTCAGCGCCTGCGCGAGCTGAACCAGTCTCTGCAAGCCGAGCTGGCGCGCAACCGCCGTCTGGCGGAGCGCCTGCTGGAGACCGAAGAGAGCGTGCGGCAGGAGGTCGCCCGCGAGCTGCACGACGATATCGGCCAGACCATCACCGCCATCCGCACCCAGGCGGGCATTGTCCAGCGCCTGGCGGCAGAAAACGCGGGCGTGAAGCAGGGCGGGGCGCATATCGAACAGCTTTCGCTGGGCGTCTATGACTCCGTTCGCCGCCTGCTAGGGCGGCTGCGCCCGCGCCAGCTTGACGATCTGTCGCTGGAGCAGGCGGTGCGTTCCCTGATGCGCGAGATGGAGCTGGAAAGCCGCGGCATTGTCAGCCATCTCGACTGGCGCATTAACGAATCCTCGCTCAGCGAAGGCCAGCGCGTGACCCTGTTCCGCGTCTGTCAGGAGGGGCTGAATAATATCGTCAAACACGCCAGCGCCAGCGCGGTCACGATCCAGGGCTGGCAGCAGGACGAGCGCCTGATGCTGGTGATTGAAGACGACGGCTGCGGTCTGCCGCCGGGCTCCGGCCAGCAGGGCTTTGGCCTGGCGGGCATGCGCGAGCGCGTGAAGGCGCTCGGCGGCACGCTGAACATCTCCTGCACCCACGGGACGCGCGTGAGCGTCAGCCTGCCGTTACGGAGTTATCATGTTTAA
- the nepI gene encoding purine ribonucleoside efflux pump NepI yields the protein MTEHIQPTTRPQTTEVSRPNWSAVFAVAFCVACLITVEFLPVSLLTPMAQDLGISEGVAGQSVTVTAFVAMFASLFITQVIGTIDRRKVVILFSVLLTASCLLVSFAESFTLLLLGRACLGLGLGGFWAMSASLTMRLVPARTVPKALSVIFGAVSIALVIAAPLGSFLGGIIGWRNVFNAAAVMGLLCIIWVWKALPSLPGEAAHHKQNMFALLNRPGVLAGMTAIFMSFAGQFAFFTYIRPVFMTMAGFDVDGLTLVLLSFGIASFVGTSLSSQFLKRSLKVALAGAPLVLAASATVLVLWGSDKWVASAIAIIWGFAFALVPVGWSTWITRSLADQAEKAGSIQVAVIQLANTCGAAIGGVALDHLGLTSPLVISGTLMLLTALLVAGKVKAK from the coding sequence ATGACAGAACATATCCAGCCCACGACCAGACCGCAGACCACCGAGGTTTCACGCCCCAACTGGTCGGCGGTTTTCGCCGTGGCGTTCTGCGTCGCCTGCCTGATTACCGTTGAGTTTCTGCCGGTGAGCCTCCTGACGCCGATGGCGCAGGATCTGGGCATTTCCGAAGGTGTGGCGGGGCAGTCGGTCACCGTGACCGCGTTTGTGGCGATGTTCGCCAGCCTGTTTATCACCCAGGTCATTGGCACTATCGACCGCCGCAAAGTGGTCATTCTGTTCAGCGTGCTGCTGACGGCATCCTGCCTGCTGGTCTCCTTCGCGGAAAGCTTCACCCTGCTGCTGCTCGGTCGCGCCTGTCTGGGGCTGGGGCTCGGCGGCTTCTGGGCGATGTCGGCCTCGCTCACCATGCGCCTGGTGCCCGCGCGCACGGTACCAAAAGCGCTGTCCGTTATCTTCGGCGCGGTCTCTATCGCGCTGGTGATTGCCGCGCCGCTCGGTAGCTTCCTCGGTGGGATTATCGGCTGGCGTAACGTCTTTAACGCGGCGGCGGTAATGGGTTTGCTGTGCATTATCTGGGTGTGGAAGGCGCTGCCGTCCCTGCCGGGTGAAGCGGCGCATCATAAGCAGAACATGTTCGCGCTGCTGAATCGCCCCGGCGTGCTGGCGGGGATGACCGCCATCTTTATGTCGTTTGCCGGGCAGTTTGCCTTCTTCACCTACATCCGCCCGGTGTTTATGACCATGGCGGGCTTTGACGTGGACGGCCTGACGCTGGTGCTGCTGAGCTTCGGTATCGCCAGCTTTGTCGGTACCTCGCTGTCGTCGCAGTTCCTGAAACGCTCCCTGAAGGTGGCGCTGGCGGGTGCGCCGCTGGTGCTGGCTGCGAGCGCCACGGTGCTGGTGCTGTGGGGTAGCGATAAGTGGGTCGCGTCTGCCATTGCGATTATCTGGGGCTTTGCCTTTGCGCTGGTGCCGGTGGGCTGGTCGACGTGGATCACCCGCTCGCTTGCCGATCAGGCGGAAAAAGCCGGGTCGATTCAGGTGGCGGTGATCCAGCTGGCGAACACCTGCGGCGCGGCCATTGGCGGCGTGGCGCTCGACCATCTGGGGCTGACGTCACCGCTGGTGATTTCCGGCACGCTGATGCTGCTGACGGCGCTGCTGGTGGCAGGGAAGGTGAAGGCGAAGTAG
- a CDS encoding DUF1198 domain-containing protein produces MVWIMLATLAVVFVVGFRVLTSDSRRAIKRLSERLGITPMPVESMIDQFGKSSGNEFIRYLERPDEAHLQNAAQVLLIWQVCIVDGSEENLHTWHRMLRKARLASPITDAQIRLALGFMREIEPDPQELNAFQLRYNQFFLPEEGVFYLH; encoded by the coding sequence ATGGTCTGGATAATGCTGGCAACGCTTGCCGTGGTGTTTGTGGTTGGGTTTCGTGTACTGACCTCGGACTCCCGCCGCGCCATCAAACGTTTAAGCGAGCGTCTAGGGATCACCCCGATGCCGGTCGAGTCGATGATCGACCAGTTTGGAAAATCCTCCGGGAATGAGTTTATCCGCTACCTTGAGCGCCCCGACGAGGCGCATCTGCAAAACGCCGCCCAGGTACTGCTTATCTGGCAGGTCTGCATTGTCGATGGCAGTGAAGAGAACCTGCACACCTGGCACCGCATGCTGCGCAAAGCCCGTCTGGCTTCGCCCATCACAGATGCGCAAATCCGCCTCGCGCTCGGTTTTATGCGCGAGATAGAGCCAGATCCACAGGAGCTAAACGCCTTTCAACTGCGCTATAACCAATTCTTCCTGCCGGAAGAGGGCGTGTTTTATCTGCACTGA
- a CDS encoding LysR family transcriptional regulator, whose amino-acid sequence MKADLRTLDLNLLKTLDALLDERSVTRAAARLALTQPAVSGMLNRLRDYFDDPLFIRAPHGIVPTSRAEELAAPVKRILADIDVLLQPVSFDPLTANLTFTLAATDYALRAVVVPFIAVLKVQAPHIRVRVVPVEPDRLVAQLEQGKIDLALLTPHTTPDELHSRALYDERYVCMMRASHPDAGKALSLDRFCALEHVLVSYEGESFHGVTDDALAKSGRVRHIGLSVSSFLVLPDVLAISDMIAVVPERMAENRAGMFVCDTPVSVQGFTKSMAWHGRSHRNPAQVWLRGLLLETSQRA is encoded by the coding sequence ATGAAAGCGGATCTGCGCACGCTGGATCTTAACCTGCTGAAAACGCTGGACGCCCTGCTGGACGAGCGCAGCGTTACCCGCGCGGCGGCGCGTCTTGCCCTGACCCAGCCTGCCGTGAGCGGCATGCTCAACCGCCTGCGGGACTACTTCGACGACCCGCTGTTTATCCGCGCGCCGCACGGGATAGTGCCGACCTCGCGCGCGGAAGAACTTGCTGCACCGGTGAAGCGCATCCTGGCGGATATCGACGTGCTGCTGCAGCCCGTCTCGTTTGACCCGCTCACTGCCAACCTGACCTTCACCCTTGCCGCGACGGACTACGCCCTGCGCGCGGTGGTGGTGCCGTTTATTGCCGTCCTTAAGGTGCAGGCTCCCCACATCCGCGTGCGCGTGGTGCCGGTTGAACCCGATCGTCTCGTCGCTCAGCTCGAGCAGGGAAAAATCGACCTCGCCCTCCTGACCCCCCACACCACGCCGGACGAACTCCACAGCCGCGCGCTTTATGATGAACGGTACGTTTGTATGATGCGCGCCAGTCATCCTGACGCGGGAAAAGCACTGTCGTTGGACCGATTCTGCGCGCTGGAGCATGTGCTGGTCTCCTATGAAGGGGAAAGCTTTCACGGCGTCACTGACGACGCGCTGGCGAAGAGTGGGCGGGTCCGCCACATCGGGCTATCGGTGAGCAGTTTCCTGGTGCTGCCAGACGTGCTCGCGATCAGCGATATGATTGCCGTGGTGCCGGAGCGGATGGCGGAAAACCGGGCGGGAATGTTTGTTTGTGATACGCCAGTATCTGTGCAGGGATTCACCAAAAGCATGGCCTGGCACGGGCGCTCGCATCGAAACCCCGCGCAGGTATGGCTGCGCGGGTTACTGCTGGAGACCAGTCAGCGCGCCTGA
- a CDS encoding alpha/beta fold hydrolase, whose product MLTRRLSCLALLVALASPAMAADTPTNGEKLEGFDYGWPVKHFTFTSQNQSLDMAYLDVKPEKPNGRTAVLMHGKNFCAGTWDGTIRALSASGYRVIAPDQIGFCKSTKPEHYQYTFQQLADNTHALLKSLGVDRVTVIGHSTGGMLATRYALMWPQQVEQLVMVNPIGLEDWKARGVPHITVDQWYQRELKVSADGIRQYEKNTYYAGEWKPEYERWVTMLAGLNNGPGKARVAWNSALLYDMIYTQPVVYEFSELKMPVLLMIGTKDNTAIGKDLAPPEIRKTLGNYAVLGKETAKRIPHATLVEFNDMGHAPQMQDPARFHEALLKGLQAR is encoded by the coding sequence ATGTTGACCCGACGATTATCCTGCCTGGCGCTGCTGGTGGCGCTGGCCTCCCCCGCAATGGCCGCGGATACCCCCACGAACGGCGAGAAGCTGGAAGGTTTCGATTACGGCTGGCCGGTAAAACATTTTACGTTTACCTCGCAGAATCAGTCTCTGGATATGGCTTACCTGGACGTGAAGCCGGAAAAACCCAACGGCCGCACCGCGGTGCTGATGCACGGTAAAAACTTCTGCGCCGGCACCTGGGACGGCACGATCCGCGCGCTTTCAGCCAGCGGGTATCGCGTGATCGCACCCGACCAGATCGGCTTCTGTAAATCCACCAAGCCGGAGCATTATCAGTACACCTTCCAGCAGCTGGCGGATAACACCCACGCGCTGCTTAAATCGCTGGGCGTCGATCGCGTCACGGTTATTGGTCATTCGACCGGCGGCATGCTGGCGACCCGCTACGCGCTGATGTGGCCGCAGCAGGTCGAGCAGCTGGTGATGGTGAATCCAATAGGGCTTGAAGACTGGAAAGCGCGCGGCGTGCCGCATATTACCGTCGACCAGTGGTACCAGCGCGAGCTGAAGGTCAGCGCCGACGGCATTCGCCAGTACGAGAAAAACACCTACTACGCCGGGGAGTGGAAGCCGGAGTACGAACGCTGGGTCACCATGCTCGCCGGACTGAACAACGGGCCGGGTAAAGCGCGCGTGGCCTGGAACTCGGCGCTGCTCTACGACATGATCTACACCCAGCCGGTTGTCTACGAATTTAGTGAACTGAAGATGCCGGTATTATTGATGATCGGCACGAAGGACAACACCGCCATCGGGAAAGATCTCGCCCCACCGGAGATCCGCAAGACGCTCGGGAACTATGCGGTGTTGGGGAAAGAGACGGCTAAGCGTATCCCGCACGCGACGCTGGTTGAGTTCAACGACATGGGCCACGCCCCGCAGATGCAGGATCCTGCCCGCTTCCACGAGGCGCTGCTGAAAGGGCTTCAGGCGCGCTGA
- a CDS encoding MFS transporter yields MFKTPVSAAPLSDKAEIDARYRYWRRHILITIWLGYALFYFTRKSFNAAAPEILASGVMTRTDIGLLATLFYITYGLSKFFSGIASDRSNARYFMGVGLIATGVVNILFGFSTSLWAFALLWALNAFFQGWGAPVCARLLTAWYSRNERGGWWAIWNTAHNVGGALIPMVVGAAALHYGWRAGMMIAGALAIVAGLFLCWRLRDRPQTVGLPAVGDWRHDEMEIAQQQEGAGLTRKEILTKYVLKNPYIWLLSLCYVLVYVVRAAINDWGNLYMSETLGVDLVTANSAVTMFELGGFIGALVAGWGSDKLFNGNRGPMNLIFAAGILLSVGSLWLMPFASYVMQAACFFTIGFFVFGPQMLIGMAAAECSHKEAAGAATGFVGLFAYLGASLSGWPLARVIDIWHWSGFFAVIAIAAGISALLLLPFLNAQAPREASVM; encoded by the coding sequence ATGTTTAAAACCCCAGTCAGCGCGGCTCCGTTGAGTGACAAAGCGGAAATCGACGCCCGCTATCGCTACTGGCGTCGCCATATTCTGATCACCATCTGGCTCGGCTACGCGCTGTTCTACTTCACCCGCAAAAGCTTTAACGCCGCCGCGCCGGAAATCCTCGCCAGCGGCGTAATGACGCGTACCGATATCGGCCTGCTGGCGACGCTGTTTTACATCACCTACGGCCTGTCGAAGTTCTTCTCCGGCATCGCCAGCGACCGCTCCAACGCGCGCTATTTTATGGGCGTTGGGCTGATCGCCACCGGTGTGGTGAATATCCTGTTTGGCTTCTCGACGTCGCTGTGGGCCTTTGCCCTGCTGTGGGCGCTGAACGCCTTTTTCCAGGGCTGGGGCGCGCCGGTCTGCGCCCGCCTGCTCACCGCCTGGTATTCGCGCAACGAGCGCGGCGGCTGGTGGGCAATCTGGAACACCGCGCATAACGTCGGCGGGGCGCTGATCCCGATGGTGGTTGGCGCGGCGGCACTGCACTACGGCTGGCGCGCGGGGATGATGATTGCCGGTGCCCTCGCGATTGTCGCCGGGCTGTTCCTCTGCTGGCGCCTGCGCGACAGGCCGCAAACCGTCGGCCTGCCTGCGGTGGGCGACTGGCGGCACGACGAGATGGAGATCGCCCAGCAGCAGGAGGGGGCGGGGCTGACCCGAAAAGAGATCCTCACCAAATACGTGCTGAAAAACCCGTACATCTGGCTGCTGTCGCTCTGCTACGTGCTGGTCTACGTGGTGCGCGCGGCCATCAACGACTGGGGCAATCTGTACATGTCCGAGACGCTGGGCGTGGACCTGGTGACCGCCAACTCGGCGGTGACGATGTTCGAGCTGGGCGGGTTTATCGGCGCGCTGGTGGCGGGCTGGGGATCGGACAAGCTGTTCAACGGCAACCGCGGGCCGATGAACCTGATTTTTGCCGCCGGGATTTTGCTCTCCGTCGGCTCGCTGTGGCTGATGCCGTTCGCCAGCTACGTGATGCAGGCGGCGTGCTTCTTCACCATCGGCTTCTTCGTGTTTGGCCCGCAGATGCTGATCGGCATGGCGGCGGCGGAGTGTTCCCACAAAGAGGCGGCAGGCGCGGCGACGGGCTTTGTCGGGCTGTTTGCCTACCTTGGCGCATCGCTCTCCGGCTGGCCGCTGGCGCGGGTGATCGACATCTGGCACTGGAGCGGGTTTTTCGCGGTGATCGCCATCGCGGCGGGAATTTCCGCCCTGCTGCTGCTGCCGTTTTTGAACGCGCAGGCCCCGCGTGAAGCCAGTGTGATGTGA